A region of Helicobacteraceae bacterium DNA encodes the following proteins:
- a CDS encoding transcriptional repressor, which translates to MNLESRLRIAETLCADRGARLTGLRRGILEVLINAKTPLKAYEIIDLMRDEGKRVTPATIYRVLEFLLEQGLAHRINALNAYASCVDPRSKHSLAMFVCSECGKTKEISDETLIDAIEERLSKLGFSLRGGCVEIQGACESCDGVADRA; encoded by the coding sequence ATGAACCTAGAAAGCCGTCTGCGTATCGCCGAAACGTTATGCGCCGATCGCGGAGCGAGGCTGACGGGGTTAAGGCGCGGCATATTAGAGGTTTTGATTAACGCCAAAACTCCGCTTAAAGCCTATGAGATTATCGATTTGATGCGCGACGAAGGCAAGCGCGTAACGCCCGCGACGATCTACCGCGTGCTGGAATTTTTGCTTGAGCAAGGACTAGCGCATAGAATTAACGCCCTTAACGCTTACGCCTCGTGCGTCGATCCGCGATCAAAGCATAGTTTGGCGATGTTTGTATGCTCGGAGTGCGGCAAGACGAAAGAGATCAGCGACGAAACGTTGATCGACGCGATTGAGGAGAGGCTAAGCAAGCTCGGATTTTCTTTGCGCGGCGGTTGCGTAGAGATACAAGGCGCGTGCGAAAGTTGCGACGGCGTAGCGGATCGCGCTTAG
- a CDS encoding DUF3299 domain-containing protein: MRLFIGVIFALCAICFQTALAKDAIAYKELTWDDLVPEDWHPERIFNTLNIDELSDDDPRVARVMEIFMKEWEKSPVNPKIDGMRIKLPGYVAPLDWEEDEKLAEFLLVPYFGACIHVPPPPPNQIIHVKPKKPLKDVVTMDTVWIYGVIRLETSDSGSMGTSGYAMIADKVELYIQ; encoded by the coding sequence ATGCGTCTTTTTATCGGCGTTATTTTTGCGCTCTGCGCGATCTGCTTTCAAACGGCGCTCGCCAAGGACGCGATCGCGTATAAGGAGCTGACGTGGGACGATCTCGTTCCGGAAGATTGGCATCCCGAAAGAATTTTTAATACCTTAAACATAGACGAACTATCCGACGACGATCCGCGCGTGGCGAGAGTGATGGAAATTTTTATGAAAGAGTGGGAAAAATCCCCCGTTAATCCAAAAATAGACGGTATGCGCATAAAATTGCCCGGTTACGTCGCGCCTTTGGATTGGGAGGAGGACGAGAAACTCGCCGAGTTTCTTCTGGTGCCGTATTTCGGCGCGTGCATTCACGTTCCGCCGCCGCCGCCAAATCAGATAATCCACGTTAAACCGAAAAAGCCGCTTAAAGACGTCGTTACTATGGATACGGTGTGGATATACGGCGTGATTCGGCTTGAAACAAGCGATTCTGGCAGTATGGGAACTTCTGGTTACGCCATGATCGCCGATAAAGTTGAACTGTATATTCAATAG
- a CDS encoding ABC transporter permease, whose translation MRLGYLLTLAAKSAWNRRGTLSLVAFSIALSTALLLGVERIRTQVKESFVQTISGTDLIVGSRGGDIQLMLYAAFHIGSATNNMSWQSAEAIAARSDVAWTIPVSLGDSHRGYPVVATNLNFFERYKFRGDRNIAFADGAAFADLFDAVLGAETAKRLKYKIGDQIVLSHGESQTKLAEHNDKPFRIAGILAPTGTTLDRSLYISLEAMEALHIDWQGGAPIQGFNVSPEQARKFNLEPKNITALLVGLKKRAGVFALQRDIGAWKIEPLIGVMPGVAMDKIWRMSSALENALMFVSVMVTITGLAGLISAILAGLNERRLELAVLRSAGARPFDIVALLAFEALLLTLIGIICGGGALTALIAIFSPILANSYGVALYLSAPSASELMLTAAILVAGFCAGLIPAIKAYRISLSDGLSIAA comes from the coding sequence ATGAGATTGGGGTATCTTTTAACGCTCGCCGCCAAAAGCGCATGGAATAGACGCGGCACGCTGTCGCTCGTCGCGTTCTCCATAGCGCTTTCGACCGCGTTGTTGCTTGGCGTGGAGCGAATCCGAACGCAGGTAAAAGAGAGTTTTGTTCAGACTATCTCCGGAACGGATCTGATCGTCGGCTCCAGAGGCGGCGATATTCAGCTTATGCTTTACGCGGCGTTTCACATAGGATCGGCGACAAACAATATGAGTTGGCAAAGCGCCGAAGCGATCGCCGCTAGATCGGACGTGGCGTGGACGATTCCCGTTTCGCTGGGCGATTCGCATAGGGGTTATCCCGTCGTCGCGACTAATTTAAATTTTTTTGAGCGCTACAAGTTTCGCGGCGATCGCAATATAGCGTTTGCCGACGGCGCGGCGTTTGCCGATCTGTTCGACGCGGTGTTGGGCGCGGAAACGGCGAAACGTCTTAAATACAAGATCGGCGATCAAATAGTATTGAGTCATGGCGAGAGCCAAACCAAATTAGCCGAACATAACGACAAGCCTTTTAGGATCGCGGGCATACTCGCTCCCACCGGAACGACGCTTGATCGCTCGCTCTATATTTCGCTAGAGGCGATGGAGGCGCTGCATATCGATTGGCAAGGCGGCGCGCCGATTCAGGGATTTAACGTCTCGCCCGAACAGGCTAGAAAGTTTAACCTAGAGCCAAAGAACATAACGGCGCTGCTTGTGGGGCTTAAAAAACGCGCCGGAGTCTTTGCGCTGCAGCGCGATATAGGCGCGTGGAAAATAGAGCCGTTGATCGGCGTTATGCCGGGCGTGGCGATGGATAAAATCTGGCGTATGAGTTCCGCGCTCGAAAACGCGCTAATGTTCGTGTCCGTTATGGTTACGATAACGGGGCTGGCGGGACTGATTTCGGCTATTTTGGCGGGATTAAACGAGCGCAGATTGGAGTTAGCCGTATTGCGATCGGCGGGCGCTAGACCCTTTGATATTGTCGCTTTGCTCGCCTTCGAGGCGCTTTTATTGACTCTGATCGGCATCATCTGCGGCGGCGGCGCGTTGACGGCGCTAATAGCGATTTTCAGCCCGATTTTAGCCAATAGCTACGGCGTCGCGCTTTATCTATCCGCGCCGAGCGCGAGCGAACTTATGTTAACGGCTGCGATCTTAGTCGCGGGATTTTGCGCGGGATTGATCCCCGCGATCAAAGCCTATCGCATAAGCCTATCCGACGGGCTTTCGATCGCCGCGTAA
- a CDS encoding ABC transporter ATP-binding protein codes for MSSQEKKREQPQEDEAYAVCLKSVKFSRSKNAETILDIPSFTLKRGERVFISGPSGCGKSTLLSLIAGVLTPQEGEIVVAGARIDALSGAKRDCFRGDQIGYIFQSFNLISYLSIVENALIPCRLSRVRRDRAAKRFGDEIKAAKELLERLDLSPSLWNKPVSRLSVGQRQRVAAARALIGSPPLLIADEPTSSLDENRREYFLRLLLQACADGGASLLFVSHDRTLANSFDRAERFEALNRVNAREERK; via the coding sequence ATGTCGTCGCAAGAGAAAAAACGAGAACAGCCGCAAGAGGACGAGGCATACGCCGTTTGTTTAAAGAGCGTGAAATTTAGCCGATCAAAAAACGCGGAGACGATTTTGGATATTCCGTCTTTCACGCTTAAACGCGGCGAGCGCGTATTCATCTCCGGACCGAGCGGTTGCGGAAAAAGCACGTTATTAAGCCTGATCGCGGGCGTTTTGACGCCGCAAGAGGGCGAGATTGTCGTCGCGGGCGCGCGTATAGACGCGCTAAGCGGCGCGAAGCGGGATTGTTTTCGAGGCGATCAAATCGGCTATATTTTCCAGAGTTTTAACCTGATCTCATATCTTTCCATTGTTGAAAACGCGCTGATTCCGTGCCGCCTGTCGCGCGTTCGCCGCGATCGCGCCGCAAAGCGATTCGGAGACGAGATCAAAGCGGCTAAAGAGCTTTTGGAGCGCTTGGATCTTTCGCCCTCTTTGTGGAATAAACCGGTTTCGCGCCTCTCGGTCGGGCAGCGTCAGCGCGTCGCCGCCGCGAGAGCTTTGATAGGAAGCCCGCCTCTGCTAATCGCGGACGAACCCACCTCTTCGCTAGACGAAAACAGGCGCGAGTATTTCTTGCGCCTGCTGCTGCAGGCGTGCGCGGACGGCGGCGCGAGCCTACTGTTTGTCAGCCACGATCGGACGTTGGCTAACTCGTTTGATCGCGCCGAGCGATTCGAGGCGTTAAACCGCGTTAACGCGCGCGAGGAGCGCAAATGA
- a CDS encoding DUF2796 domain-containing protein, whose amino-acid sequence MSKRLISALSAALVATSVYAASAHEHGAAKMNVSVDGKEVVIELETPLDSVLGFERAPNGAKEEQAVKDMAAKLRKADALFAFSPKAECKLVSVELESEVLSAELLGETNDGKRERDDHRHDGDHEEHADHHDGDHDDHEEHADLDAEFNFVCRNPKALSKIDVNLFKAFPKLNEIEAQIVTAKTQNAAELSAKNAAINIAQ is encoded by the coding sequence ATGTCTAAAAGGCTAATTTCGGCTTTGTCCGCCGCGTTGGTCGCGACGAGCGTTTACGCGGCAAGCGCGCACGAACACGGCGCGGCAAAAATGAACGTGAGCGTAGATGGTAAAGAGGTGGTAATCGAGCTGGAAACGCCTCTGGATAGCGTTCTTGGTTTTGAACGCGCGCCCAACGGCGCCAAAGAGGAACAGGCGGTCAAAGATATGGCGGCGAAATTGCGAAAAGCCGACGCGCTATTTGCGTTTTCACCCAAAGCCGAATGCAAACTCGTATCCGTAGAGCTTGAATCGGAAGTCTTGAGCGCCGAATTGCTTGGCGAAACAAACGACGGCAAGCGCGAACGCGATGATCATCGCCACGACGGCGATCATGAGGAGCATGCCGATCATCATGATGGAGATCATGACGATCACGAAGAACACGCCGATCTAGACGCGGAGTTTAATTTTGTTTGCCGGAACCCTAAAGCGTTAAGCAAGATTGACGTTAATCTGTTTAAGGCGTTTCCAAAACTAAACGAGATAGAGGCTCAAATCGTAACCGCCAAAACCCAAAACGCGGCGGAACTCAGCGCTAAGAACGCCGCTATTAACATCGCGCAATAA